AAGAACTTTTAGCTACTTATGATGTGGCTAATGAAATTTCAAGAAATTATGGCACACCTGCTTTTGTAGTAAATGGTAAATATCAAATCAACCCCGAATACATTACTTCTTTAGAAGAACTAATCCGTATAGTTAAAGAACTTTCAGTCAAATAATGCCTTTATTTTAAAGGTGTTATTGATCTTATAAAGGATAAGCATGAAAATTAAAAAAATTATCAGCTTAAGCTTACTAGCTAGTGTGGTTTTGGCGCCAAATTTAGCTTTAGCTGTAGGTGGAGCAAGTGGGGCTAAGATAGACTATCAAGTACAAGGACAAATTGGAGCTATAAAGCTTAATCCTTATGGTTTATCCCCGCTTAGTGCTGTGATTGTAGATGGAGGATATAGATTAAGCGATGTGAGTGTGACTATAGTTCCAAAGCCAAATGGACAAACCATATCTTATAAGGTAAGTTCTAATAAAATTAAAACTTATGGAGGAATTCCTATTTTTGGACTTTATCCATCGTATTTAAACACAGTAAAAGTAAGCTATACTAAAAGTGCTTTTGGAAAAAGTGAAAAAGTAATAGATGAGGTATATAAAATAGCAACAGGTGGGGTAAATATAGAGCCAAGTGGAAGTCTTATGCAAAGAGGTGTGCCTTTTGAAAAAGTGGAAGTATTTAAAGTAGATAAAGAATTTGAAGATAGATTGTATCTAGTAAATAATACTCCAGGAAAATATAGTGCAAAAAGCTCTCAAGCTATATGGAATAATCCAAGTGGTGGTGCTTTAGAATGGGATGAGGCTTCTAATGCCTTCATTGTCGATACAAAGGGTGAAATTCGTTGGTATTTAGATAATGATAAACTAATGGATAAAAACAATATTTATAATCGTGGTATCATGATGGGCTTTAGACAAAACTCAGATGGGGCGTTAAGCTTTGGATTTGGTCAAAGATATGTAAAATATGATTTAATGGGTAGAGAAATTTTTAACCGTCTTTTACCTTTTTCTTATATAGATTTTTCTCATTCTATGAGTCAAATGCCAAATGGAAATTATCTTTTAAGAGCGGCTTTGGCTAATGTTAAGCGTCCTGATGGTAAAAATGTACGTTCAGTGCGGGATGTGATAATAGAAGTTGATAAAAATGGTAATGTAGTAGATGAGTGGAGGCTTTTTGAAATTTTAGATCCATATAGAGCTAATATTATCAAAGTTTTAGATCAAGGTGCAGTTTGTTTAAATGTGGATGTTTCAAAAGCGGGTAAAACTCTAAGCAATGAAGAATTAGCTAAAATGGATACAAGTGAAATTTTTGGAGATATAGCAGGAACTGGAGTAGGGCGTAACTGGGCTCATGTAAATAGCGTAGATTATGATCCAAGCGATGATAGCATTATTATTTCAAGTCGCCATCAAAGTGCTATTATAAAAATTGGCCGTGATAAAAAAGTAAAATGGATATTAGGAGCACATAAGGGCTGGGGAGAAAAATATAAAAAAGCACTTTTACAACCTATTGATAAAAATGGAAAAAATATAATTTGTGAAGATGATTATAGTAAATGTCCTGGTTATAAAAATAAGGAAGGTGGTTTTGATTTTACATGGACACAGCACACTGCTTTTAGAATAGATGAAAAATCTAATAAAAGATATATTTACATTACAGCTTTTGACAATGGCGACGCAAGAGCTATAACACAACCTGCTTTTGCTTCGATGAAATATTCAAGAGCGGTTGTATATAAAATAGATCAAAAAAATAAAACCGTAGAACAAATTTGGGAATATGGTAAACAAAGAGGCAATAAATGGTTTTCGCCTATTACTTCTTTAGTTGAGTATTATAAAGATAAGAATTCGATTATGGTTTATAGCGCTAGCGCTGGCATGGCTTTTGATTTAAGTAAGGGTATTGCTATAGGAGAGCCAAAACCTGAAATAGATGAGTTTAAATGGGGAGCTAAAGAGCCTTCAGTGCAAATTCGCTTTAGTGGAGCAAGTGTTGGTTATCAGGCTATGCCTATTGATTTAGAAAAAGCATTTAAATAAAAAAGGGCTTTATAAAATAAGCCCTTTAATTTTATAAATATCCTGCGCCTAAAGCTAAGAAATAACCTACTATACAAGAAACAATTACACCAATTAAACCTGGTAAGATAAAGCTGTGGTTGATAACAAATTTACCTATTTTTGTAGTGCCTGATCTATCAAATTGTATAGTTGCAAGATCGCTTGGGTAGGTTGGTAAAATATAATATCCATAACAAGCTGCTGCAAAAGCAATGATAATGCCTGGCTCAACGCCAATTCCTAATGCAAGTGGCACAAAAGCTGCAATTGCTGCTGCTTGAGAATTAACAAATTTAGAAATTAATAAAAGCATAACTGCATAAGTCCAAGGGTGTTCTATAACAATATTTCCTAAAGATTCTTTCATCATAGGAGTGTGAACTGCAAACATAGTATCTGCCATCCAAGAAATTCCAAAAACAGCTACTAAAGCTATCATACCTGATTTAAAAATTTCATTTTTTGCAATTTTGCTTGCATCAAGCTTGGTAAAGATGATGAGTGCTGCACCTGCTAAAAGCATAAACATTTGAATGGTTGCAACCATATTCATAGGTTTAGTAACACCTTTTGAGGTAAATTGTGGTCTAAGTTCTGGGAAGGCTCCAAGTATAGCTACTATTGCAATAGCACCTAAGAAAATCCACATAGCTACCCATTGAATAGTTGGAAGTTGTTGGCCAAGAAGTGTTTTGCTATCGCCATAGATGTATTCTCTTTGCTCTGGATCTTTAATTCTAGCTTGAAATTCTTCATCTTTGTCAAGATCTTTTCCTCTAAACCAAGAAAAAATTCCTATAGCTAAAACACCCACTAAAGTAGAAGGTATAGTAATAGCAAGTAAATCTACATAGCCATCAAATCCCGCTAAAGGATGTTTGTTGATTTCTGGATTTAAAAGCAATGCAGTTAAACTTACAACAGCAACTGAAACAGGGCTTGCTATAATACCAAGTTGAGAAGAAATGCTAGAAGCAGCCATTGGTCTTTCTGGGCGTATGCCGTTTTTAATAGCAATGTCATAAATAATAGGCATCATAGTATAAACAACATGTCCGGTTCCACAAAGTATAGTTAAAAAGCAAGTTACAAAAGGAGCTAAGATAGTTAAAAATTTAGGATTTTTTCTTAAAACTCTTTCTGCAATTTGCAACATTACATCCAAACCACCACTAGCTTGTAAAGTTGCACTAGCAACAACAACAGCTAAGATAGTAAGCATAACATCAATAGAAGGTTTTCCAGGCGCTACAGCAAAACCAAAACTTAAAACTAATAAACCTATACCGCCTAATAAACCTAGAGCGATACCGCCTTTTTTTGCCCCATAAAAAAGACAAATGAGAACTACGGCTAGTTGGATACTAAATTGAGTGCCTTCGCTAAGGCTAGTTAGTATTTCCATACTCTCTCCTTGTTTTTAAAATATGCGAGAGTATAGTGTAAGTTTTATTAATAGTAAATAAAATTTTTTATTATTTAAATAAATATTTACCAATATTTTGAATTTGTTTGTCAAAATATTGGTTTTTTCTGTTTATTGGTAATTTTTTAAGATAGCAAAAAGAATTTTACTGATTTTTTCAATAGAAGCTATTTCGCATTTTTCATCTGTTGAGTGAGGGCTATGGATATTTGGGCCTATGGAACAACATTCTAGCGGTTGCTTTTCACTTATAATACCACATTCTAAACCAGCGTGTATAGTATAAAGCTTGGCGTTTGGATTTTCCTTTTTTAAATAACTTAGAATTTCTTCCCCAAAATTAGTATCTTTATTGGCCCAAGGCGGATAAAAATTTGCACTTGAAACTTCACAATTTTGCATTTTAAAATAAGTTAAGGTTTCAAATTCTATATTTTTAAGTTCTTGCAAATCATTTGATCTTGCAAAAAGTTCAAAATGAAATTTACCTTCTTTTTCATAAGCTAACGAAAGATTGATGCTTGTTTGGACTAAATTCAATTGATGATTAAAGGTTCTAACACCTTGTGCAAAAGCATTGATAAGATTTAAAATGATTTGAGAATTTTTATAATATGTTCTTTTGATTTTACCTATATAATTTACCTTAAAATGACTATTTTCTTTTGGAGGATTTTTAAAAAATGCTATGACTTTAGCATGTTTTGGTATAGAGTTGATTCTCTCGCCCGCGTTAAACTCGCAAAGTTCACCTTGGTTTTGAGTGATAAAACAACTTACTTCTTTAATAGAAGATTTAATATTTTTAACAATATCAATCCCTGAATGCCCACCTTTAAAATTAATTGCTTCTATTTCATAGCATTTACCTTCTTTTTCGCCTATTTCTAAATTTAAACTAGCAAAAATATCCACACCACCAGCACAACCTATAACAACTTCATCATCACTCTCATGGTCTAAATTTAACAGTTTGTTTGAAATTAAAATATGTGTAAGATTGTTTGCTCCACAAAGGCCAACTTCCTCATCATTGGTAAAAAGACATTCTATATTTTCAAAGTCTTTTAAAGCTTGCATCATTAATGACACCCCTATGCCATTATCTGCACCCAAACTTGAGTTTTTAGCTTTTAAATATCCATTTTCTTTATACATTTGTATATTTGGAGCCTCTCCCATGCAGACCATATCATAATGACTTTGTAAACAAATTTTAGGTTTTCCTTTATATGCATGGATATTACCTGCTTTATCAACGTTTACTTGGCAGTTTTGACTTTTAGCAAAATCAATAAGAAAATTTTTTAATTCTTCGGTTTTAAAACTACAATGAGGTATTTGAGTAATTTGTTTAAAATTTTGTATAATTTCTTGCATAAAATCTCCTTTTTGTTGTAATTATGGCATATTTTTATATAGATGAGGTTTAAATGAAATTTTCTAAAAAGCAAATTAAATTATTAATAACTTTACTAAAAGATCCAAAGAAATTTTTAATTGTACTTTTTTTATTTGCTTTTGCTTGTATTTTAAACTATGATGGTGGCTCACATATCAATGCTAAAGTAAGTCGTGTGATAGATGGAGACACTATTGAGGCTAAATTTGAAGATGAAGAACTTAAAATTAGACTTTTTGGTATAGATGCGCCTGAAAGTGATCAAGCTTATGGAAAAATGGCTACACAATTTTTAAATGCAATTGTGTTAAACAAAGAAGTGGTTTTGAATGTAAAAGACGAGGATAAATATGGTAGAATTTTAGCTATTATGTATTTAAATGATAAAGATATCAATCAAGTTATGGTTAAAAATGGTTTTGCTTGGGCTTATGAGCATTATAGTGATTTATATGTAAATGAGCAAAATTATGCCAAA
This genomic stretch from Campylobacter lari subsp. concheus harbors:
- a CDS encoding aryl-sulfate sulfotransferase, translated to MKIKKIISLSLLASVVLAPNLALAVGGASGAKIDYQVQGQIGAIKLNPYGLSPLSAVIVDGGYRLSDVSVTIVPKPNGQTISYKVSSNKIKTYGGIPIFGLYPSYLNTVKVSYTKSAFGKSEKVIDEVYKIATGGVNIEPSGSLMQRGVPFEKVEVFKVDKEFEDRLYLVNNTPGKYSAKSSQAIWNNPSGGALEWDEASNAFIVDTKGEIRWYLDNDKLMDKNNIYNRGIMMGFRQNSDGALSFGFGQRYVKYDLMGREIFNRLLPFSYIDFSHSMSQMPNGNYLLRAALANVKRPDGKNVRSVRDVIIEVDKNGNVVDEWRLFEILDPYRANIIKVLDQGAVCLNVDVSKAGKTLSNEELAKMDTSEIFGDIAGTGVGRNWAHVNSVDYDPSDDSIIISSRHQSAIIKIGRDKKVKWILGAHKGWGEKYKKALLQPIDKNGKNIICEDDYSKCPGYKNKEGGFDFTWTQHTAFRIDEKSNKRYIYITAFDNGDARAITQPAFASMKYSRAVVYKIDQKNKTVEQIWEYGKQRGNKWFSPITSLVEYYKDKNSIMVYSASAGMAFDLSKGIAIGEPKPEIDEFKWGAKEPSVQIRFSGASVGYQAMPIDLEKAFK
- a CDS encoding anaerobic C4-dicarboxylate transporter encodes the protein MEILTSLSEGTQFSIQLAVVLICLFYGAKKGGIALGLLGGIGLLVLSFGFAVAPGKPSIDVMLTILAVVVASATLQASGGLDVMLQIAERVLRKNPKFLTILAPFVTCFLTILCGTGHVVYTMMPIIYDIAIKNGIRPERPMAASSISSQLGIIASPVSVAVVSLTALLLNPEINKHPLAGFDGYVDLLAITIPSTLVGVLAIGIFSWFRGKDLDKDEEFQARIKDPEQREYIYGDSKTLLGQQLPTIQWVAMWIFLGAIAIVAILGAFPELRPQFTSKGVTKPMNMVATIQMFMLLAGAALIIFTKLDASKIAKNEIFKSGMIALVAVFGISWMADTMFAVHTPMMKESLGNIVIEHPWTYAVMLLLISKFVNSQAAAIAAFVPLALGIGVEPGIIIAFAAACYGYYILPTYPSDLATIQFDRSGTTKIGKFVINHSFILPGLIGVIVSCIVGYFLALGAGYL
- a CDS encoding M20/M25/M40 family metallo-hydrolase — protein: MQEIIQNFKQITQIPHCSFKTEELKNFLIDFAKSQNCQVNVDKAGNIHAYKGKPKICLQSHYDMVCMGEAPNIQMYKENGYLKAKNSSLGADNGIGVSLMMQALKDFENIECLFTNDEEVGLCGANNLTHILISNKLLNLDHESDDEVVIGCAGGVDIFASLNLEIGEKEGKCYEIEAINFKGGHSGIDIVKNIKSSIKEVSCFITQNQGELCEFNAGERINSIPKHAKVIAFFKNPPKENSHFKVNYIGKIKRTYYKNSQIILNLINAFAQGVRTFNHQLNLVQTSINLSLAYEKEGKFHFELFARSNDLQELKNIEFETLTYFKMQNCEVSSANFYPPWANKDTNFGEEILSYLKKENPNAKLYTIHAGLECGIISEKQPLECCSIGPNIHSPHSTDEKCEIASIEKISKILFAILKNYQ
- a CDS encoding thermonuclease family protein, producing MKFSKKQIKLLITLLKDPKKFLIVLFLFAFACILNYDGGSHINAKVSRVIDGDTIEAKFEDEELKIRLFGIDAPESDQAYGKMATQFLNAIVLNKEVVLNVKDEDKYGRILAIMYLNDKDINQVMVKNGFAWAYEHYSDLYVNEQNYAKENKKGLWVDENPIEPYKWRKQIRLK